From a single Sphingosinicellaceae bacterium genomic region:
- a CDS encoding putative sulfate exporter family transporter, whose amino-acid sequence MGAVSKSRPPTAADLYGDVGPELGWRSYVPGLAVTAAAALAAGYLADHYRAPLTLMALLIGLALNFLNADARLAPGLAFASRTLLRVGIVLVGFQVTFGQMIDLGPGALVAIVVIVALTMAVALVTARALGFSAAFGTLAGGAVAICGASAAMALATLLGERRISQAQLALVLVVVSALSSLAMFFYPIIAAQFGLSDVAAGFLIGASIHDVAQALGAGYAYSHLAGQTAAIVKLTRVALLAPVLAIVAMAFPSERRKGLAGLAPPWFVLGFFAVAALNSTIDFPAAVGTVTRSGTAGLLACAVAATGIRSPMKSLLGTSMRPMVVLLVATLAALALGSAVAKLVID is encoded by the coding sequence CTGGGCGCCGTCTCGAAAAGCCGGCCGCCGACAGCCGCGGACCTCTACGGCGATGTCGGCCCCGAGCTGGGATGGCGGAGCTATGTTCCCGGGCTGGCGGTCACCGCGGCGGCAGCACTGGCGGCGGGTTATCTCGCCGATCACTACCGCGCTCCGCTGACGCTGATGGCGTTGCTGATCGGGCTGGCGCTCAATTTCCTCAACGCCGACGCACGCCTCGCGCCAGGGCTGGCCTTTGCCTCGCGGACCTTGCTCAGGGTCGGCATCGTCCTCGTCGGGTTCCAGGTCACCTTCGGCCAGATGATTGACCTCGGGCCCGGTGCGCTGGTGGCGATCGTGGTGATCGTCGCGCTGACGATGGCAGTGGCGCTGGTCACCGCGCGGGCGCTGGGGTTCAGCGCCGCCTTCGGCACGCTGGCCGGCGGCGCGGTCGCGATCTGTGGCGCGTCCGCGGCGATGGCCCTGGCGACACTGCTCGGCGAGCGCCGGATCAGCCAGGCGCAGCTTGCACTCGTGCTCGTCGTCGTCTCGGCGCTGAGTTCGCTGGCGATGTTCTTCTATCCGATCATCGCAGCCCAGTTCGGGCTCAGCGACGTTGCCGCAGGCTTCCTGATCGGCGCGTCGATCCACGATGTCGCGCAGGCCCTGGGGGCGGGCTACGCCTATTCGCACCTCGCCGGGCAGACCGCCGCGATCGTCAAACTGACGCGCGTCGCACTGCTTGCACCGGTGCTGGCGATCGTCGCGATGGCCTTCCCTTCGGAGCGCCGCAAGGGCCTCGCCGGGCTGGCACCACCATGGTTCGTGCTCGGCTTCTTCGCCGTCGCCGCGCTCAACTCGACGATCGACTTTCCCGCGGCGGTCGGGACCGTCACCCGGTCCGGCACCGCGGGGCTGCTGGCGTGCGCGGTGGCGGCGACCGGCATCCGCTCGCCGATGAAGAGCCTGCTCGGCACCAGCATGCGCCCGATGGTGGTGCTGCTGGTCGCCACCCTCGCCGCGCTGGCATTGGGCAGTGCCGTCGCGAAGTTGGTGATCGACTAG
- a CDS encoding LLM class flavin-dependent oxidoreductase, whose amino-acid sequence MKPCEISWFSALCDDDYEFLGVPDTKLQSSWEHCRDIVMQAETGGFDNILLPSGYALGIDTTAFAAAVAPLLKRMRLLMAVRIGESWPPQLARQIATIDRLLGGRLTVNIISSEMPGETLASAPRYARTLEAMQILKTLLAGQPLDHDGEFWKLKVDPPRIGTLSGEPPLLYFGGLSPDAREAAAQGCDVYLMWPDKEAVVAEIIADMTARAAKHGRTLRFGYRAHVVVRDTEAEARAAADRLLSKLDAATGATIRAKSLDAASVGVKAQAALREGASDDGYAEANLWTGIGRARSGCGAAIVGDPDQVLAKLERYRAMGMEAFILSGYPHAAEADLFARHVLPRIDHGPLV is encoded by the coding sequence ATGAAGCCCTGCGAAATCAGCTGGTTCTCCGCGCTGTGCGACGACGACTACGAGTTCCTGGGCGTCCCCGACACCAAGCTGCAGTCGAGCTGGGAGCATTGCCGGGACATCGTCATGCAGGCCGAGACCGGCGGCTTCGACAACATCCTGCTGCCCTCGGGCTATGCGCTGGGCATCGACACCACGGCCTTCGCCGCCGCCGTCGCGCCCCTGCTCAAGCGCATGCGGCTGCTGATGGCGGTGCGGATCGGCGAGAGCTGGCCGCCGCAGCTGGCGCGGCAGATCGCGACCATCGACCGGCTGCTGGGCGGGCGACTCACGGTCAACATCATCTCGTCGGAGATGCCCGGCGAGACCCTCGCCTCGGCGCCGCGGTATGCCCGCACGCTCGAGGCGATGCAGATCCTGAAGACCCTGCTTGCTGGCCAGCCGCTCGACCATGACGGCGAATTCTGGAAGCTCAAGGTCGATCCGCCCCGCATCGGCACGCTGTCGGGCGAGCCGCCGCTGCTCTATTTTGGCGGCCTGTCGCCCGACGCGCGCGAAGCCGCAGCGCAGGGTTGCGACGTCTACCTGATGTGGCCCGACAAGGAAGCGGTGGTCGCCGAGATCATCGCCGACATGACCGCGCGCGCCGCGAAGCACGGCCGGACGCTGCGCTTTGGCTACCGCGCGCATGTCGTGGTCCGTGATACCGAGGCCGAGGCGCGCGCTGCGGCCGATCGCCTGCTGTCGAAACTCGACGCCGCCACCGGAGCAACCATCCGCGCCAAGTCGCTCGACGCCGCCTCGGTCGGGGTCAAGGCGCAGGCGGCTTTGCGCGAGGGTGCCAGCGACGATGGCTACGCGGAAGCGAACCTGTGGACGGGCATCGGCCGGGCGCGCTCGGGTTGCGGCGCCGCGATCGTCGGCGATCCCGACCAGGTGCTGGCCAAGCTCGAACGCTACCGCGCCATGGGTATGGAGGCGTTCATCCTGTCGGGCTATCCGCATGCCGCCGAGGCCGACCTGTTCGCGCGCCACGTCCTGCCGCGCATCGACCACGGTCCGCTGGTGTGA
- a CDS encoding LacI family DNA-binding transcriptional regulator, producing the protein MARIRIKDVAAAADVSVQTVSRVLNDERYVSEDKRRRVQDAVALLNYRPSHAARTLRARHSFQIGLIHDNPSPYYVYSMQAGVRARCEAGGFRMIVQPCDVYSPTLVADIMGLIDQGDLDGIILTPPVCDVKRVTEMLSRRGIPFVRIQPGDDPGATASTCIDNVQAADDMTTYLAGLGHRRIAMILGHPDYGVTGQRLAGYHRALERAGLTFEPDLVQGGKFDFQSGADAAETLLDLPTPPSAIFASSDEMAAGVLATAHRRGITVPERLSVAGFDDIDLARFVWPSLTTIRQPTWALGYAAADLLLDPGEVAEERRQSHELIVRASTAPPSA; encoded by the coding sequence GTGGCCCGAATTCGGATCAAGGATGTAGCGGCGGCCGCGGACGTCTCGGTCCAGACCGTGTCGCGGGTGCTCAACGACGAGCGCTACGTCAGCGAGGACAAGCGCCGCCGCGTCCAGGATGCGGTGGCGCTGCTGAACTACCGCCCCAGCCACGCGGCGCGAACCCTGCGCGCGCGGCACTCCTTCCAGATCGGGCTGATCCACGACAACCCCAGCCCGTATTATGTCTACAGCATGCAGGCGGGCGTCCGCGCGCGCTGCGAGGCGGGCGGGTTCCGGATGATCGTGCAGCCCTGCGACGTGTATTCGCCGACATTGGTCGCCGATATCATGGGGTTGATCGACCAGGGCGACCTCGACGGGATCATCCTGACGCCGCCCGTCTGCGACGTGAAGCGGGTCACCGAGATGCTGTCGCGGCGCGGCATCCCTTTCGTCCGCATCCAGCCGGGCGATGATCCCGGGGCGACCGCGTCGACGTGCATCGACAATGTCCAGGCGGCGGACGACATGACGACCTACCTCGCCGGGCTCGGCCACCGCCGCATCGCGATGATCCTCGGCCACCCGGACTACGGCGTTACCGGACAGCGGCTGGCCGGGTATCACCGGGCCCTCGAGCGCGCCGGCCTCACCTTCGAGCCCGACCTCGTGCAGGGCGGCAAGTTCGATTTCCAGTCGGGCGCGGATGCCGCGGAAACCCTGCTCGACCTGCCGACACCACCGTCCGCGATCTTCGCCAGCAGCGACGAGATGGCCGCGGGCGTGCTCGCCACCGCGCATCGCCGGGGTATCACGGTGCCCGAGCGGCTGTCGGTCGCCGGTTTCGACGATATCGACCTGGCGCGCTTCGTCTGGCCATCGCTGACCACGATCCGGCAGCCGACGTGGGCGCTGGGCTATGCCGCCGCCGACCTCCTGCTCGACCCCGGCGAGGTCGCCGAGGAGCGACGGCAGTCGCACGAACTGATCGTCCGCGCCTCGACCGCGCCGCCGTCGGCCTAG
- a CDS encoding LysR family transcriptional regulator: MANPGTPTYEQLRTFLAVVDSGSFAGAGRQLNRAVSVISYGIANLEAQLGVLLFDRESTRRPKLTVAGQAVLAEARAIGEGFDGLRAKVKGMLEGLEAEVNLAVDVMLPAERLGSVLRSFNVEFPTVSLRLYVEALGAVASLVLEQKAVLGISGPLIAGIGELESLSAGSLPLVPVAAPDHPLARLERIAPGAGREYIQLVLTDRSPLTEGRDFSVMSPRTWRLADLGAKHALLREGVGWGNMPLPMIAGDLLAGTLVRLAMPDHPGGIYRFAGIWRRDVPPGPAASWLLQQFVDIGAGDDDFEALGDV; encoded by the coding sequence ATGGCAAATCCGGGCACACCGACCTACGAGCAGCTGCGGACGTTCCTTGCGGTCGTCGACAGCGGCAGTTTCGCGGGCGCGGGCCGCCAGCTCAACCGGGCCGTGTCGGTGATCAGCTACGGCATCGCCAACCTCGAGGCGCAGCTCGGCGTGCTGCTGTTCGACCGCGAAAGCACGCGCCGGCCGAAGCTGACGGTCGCAGGGCAGGCGGTGCTGGCCGAGGCGCGGGCGATCGGCGAGGGCTTCGACGGCCTGCGCGCCAAGGTGAAGGGCATGCTCGAAGGGCTCGAGGCGGAGGTCAACCTCGCGGTCGACGTGATGCTGCCGGCCGAGCGACTCGGCAGCGTGCTGCGCAGCTTCAACGTCGAGTTCCCGACGGTGAGCCTGCGGCTGTACGTGGAGGCGCTCGGCGCGGTCGCGTCGCTTGTCCTCGAACAGAAAGCGGTGCTCGGCATCTCCGGGCCGTTGATCGCCGGCATCGGGGAACTCGAGAGCCTGTCGGCCGGGTCGCTGCCGCTGGTACCGGTCGCTGCGCCCGACCATCCGCTGGCGCGGCTCGAACGGATCGCGCCGGGTGCGGGCCGCGAGTACATCCAGCTCGTGCTGACCGATCGCTCACCGCTGACGGAGGGCCGGGACTTCTCGGTGATGAGCCCGCGAACGTGGCGGCTCGCCGATCTCGGGGCCAAGCATGCGCTGCTCCGCGAGGGGGTCGGCTGGGGCAACATGCCGTTGCCGATGATCGCGGGCGACCTGCTCGCCGGGACGCTGGTGCGGCTGGCGATGCCCGATCATCCCGGCGGCATCTACCGCTTCGCCGGCATCTGGCGGCGCGACGTGCCGCCGGGGCCGGCGGCGTCGTGGCTGCTCCAGCAGTTCGTCGACATCGGTGCGGGCGACGATGATTTCGAGGCGCTCGGCGACGTCTAG
- a CDS encoding alpha-glucosidase: protein MLEVFADGFELRLGGQVLLRHRVDSPCLYAGRGRADITMHRGHFDIEDHVDERVALRHVEVQADGEDWILRFAPFQGVPWQLELRLSGDADDAVLHLTALDTALDRLWLRVAAEPGEHLFGGGEQFSHLDLAGRHFPLWSSEPGVGRDKSTMLTWQADQRGGGGGDYYTTNYPQPTWLSSRRYAVHVDTTAYAAFDFRNPAFHEVEVWGIPERIELWTRASLPELVTALSTRFGRQPPLPDWLLKGAVIGLKDGANSFERLETYIDAGVAVSGLWCEDWVGLRETSFGSRLFWDWQWNAARYPDLPARIAGLAARGIRFLGYVNPYLCTDGPLYAEAEAAGYLVMRPDADTVYIVDFGEFDCGHVDFTNPAAAEWFADTIIGGNMLDFGLSGWMADFGEYLPTDVRLASGLDGSLAHNAWPVLWAEVNAKAIASRGKTGEALFFMRSGHAGVQRHCPMLWAGDQVVDFSRHDGIGTVICAALSSGLLGNAYHHSDIGGYTSLFGTVRTPELVMRWAEMAAFTSMMRSHEGNRPRLNVQIDSDPEVLAHFARMTRIFVHLAPCLRRLSDAAVATGLPVQRPLFLHFEDDPRCFAVQTAFLYGPDLLVAPVLEAGCQTWPVYLPAGADWIEVWTGAAHTGGQDIVVDAPLGRPPLFYRASAADAVLFADIAAVM from the coding sequence ATGCTTGAGGTGTTTGCGGACGGGTTCGAGCTTCGCCTCGGCGGACAAGTGCTGCTGCGCCACCGCGTCGACTCGCCGTGCCTGTACGCGGGGCGCGGCCGGGCGGACATCACCATGCATCGCGGCCACTTCGACATCGAGGATCACGTCGACGAGCGGGTGGCGCTGCGCCACGTCGAGGTTCAGGCCGACGGCGAGGACTGGATCCTGCGGTTTGCTCCGTTCCAAGGCGTACCGTGGCAGCTCGAACTGCGTCTGTCGGGTGACGCCGACGACGCGGTCCTGCACCTCACCGCACTCGACACGGCGCTCGACCGGCTGTGGCTGCGGGTCGCGGCGGAGCCGGGCGAGCACCTGTTCGGCGGCGGCGAGCAATTTTCGCACCTCGACCTGGCGGGGCGACACTTTCCCTTGTGGTCTTCAGAGCCCGGCGTCGGGCGCGACAAGTCGACCATGCTGACCTGGCAGGCCGACCAGCGCGGCGGCGGCGGGGGGGATTACTACACCACCAACTACCCGCAGCCGACCTGGCTCAGCTCGCGCCGCTACGCCGTCCACGTCGACACAACCGCCTACGCGGCGTTCGATTTCCGCAACCCCGCGTTCCACGAAGTCGAGGTCTGGGGCATCCCCGAGCGCATCGAACTGTGGACGCGAGCCAGCCTGCCGGAGCTGGTGACGGCGCTGTCGACGCGCTTCGGCCGCCAGCCGCCGCTCCCGGACTGGTTGCTCAAGGGCGCTGTGATCGGCCTCAAGGACGGCGCGAACAGCTTCGAGCGGCTGGAAACCTACATCGATGCCGGGGTCGCCGTTTCCGGCCTATGGTGCGAGGACTGGGTCGGCCTGCGCGAGACGAGCTTTGGCAGCCGGCTGTTCTGGGACTGGCAATGGAACGCGGCGCGCTACCCCGACCTGCCGGCGCGCATCGCCGGACTGGCGGCGCGCGGCATCCGCTTCCTCGGCTACGTCAATCCCTACCTCTGCACCGACGGACCGCTGTATGCCGAGGCCGAGGCGGCGGGCTACCTCGTCATGCGACCCGATGCCGACACGGTCTACATCGTCGACTTCGGCGAGTTCGATTGCGGCCATGTCGACTTCACCAACCCCGCCGCTGCTGAATGGTTTGCCGACACGATCATCGGCGGCAACATGCTCGACTTCGGCCTGTCGGGCTGGATGGCGGACTTCGGCGAGTATTTGCCGACCGACGTGCGCCTGGCCAGCGGGCTCGACGGCAGCCTCGCGCACAATGCGTGGCCGGTGCTATGGGCAGAGGTCAACGCGAAGGCCATCGCGTCGCGTGGCAAGACCGGGGAGGCGCTGTTCTTCATGCGCTCGGGCCATGCCGGGGTGCAGCGGCACTGCCCGATGCTGTGGGCCGGGGACCAGGTCGTCGACTTCAGCCGGCACGACGGCATCGGCACGGTGATCTGCGCGGCGCTGTCGTCGGGCCTGCTCGGCAACGCCTATCATCACAGCGATATCGGCGGTTACACCAGCCTGTTCGGCACGGTGCGCACTCCCGAACTGGTGATGCGCTGGGCCGAGATGGCAGCGTTCACCTCGATGATGCGCAGCCACGAGGGCAATCGCCCCCGCCTCAACGTGCAGATCGACAGCGATCCCGAGGTCCTCGCGCATTTCGCCCGGATGACGCGGATCTTCGTGCATCTCGCGCCGTGCCTGCGCCGGCTGTCCGATGCCGCGGTCGCGACCGGCCTGCCCGTGCAACGCCCGTTGTTCCTGCATTTCGAGGACGATCCGCGCTGCTTCGCCGTCCAGACCGCGTTCCTGTACGGTCCCGACCTGCTGGTGGCTCCTGTCCTCGAGGCTGGCTGCCAGACCTGGCCGGTCTACCTGCCCGCCGGAGCGGACTGGATCGAGGTCTGGACCGGTGCGGCGCACACCGGCGGGCAGGACATCGTCGTCGACGCCCCGCTCGGCCGGCCACCCTTGTTCTATCGCGCCTCGGCAGCGGACGCCGTGTTGTTCGCGGACATCGCGGCGGTCATGTGA
- a CDS encoding Hsp70 family protein, with amino-acid sequence MSGSPPFALGLDFGTTNSVAAIARDGVSTLATFDTPGVSETAFRSALCFWEEEAVRGGIAVEAGPWAIAEYLEFPQASRFLQSFKSVAANAGFEHATIFERRYKFEDLGRTFLAKMAARAGGALDGAARIVVGRPVVYAGHAPDEALARRRYDAMFDGLGADLHYVYEPLGAAFSYASRISDPATILVADFGGGTSDFSVVRIEAPGAAQRCVPLGHAGVGIAGDRFDARIVDQLVMPLLGKGGSYRSFDKVLEIPNGHFADFADWSRLALMHNRRTMAELEALRRSALDPDAIGRLIAVIEQELGFRLYQAVDRVKRDLSAADRASFRFSGAGLAVEAEVTREAFEAWIAPDIQQIELAVDRALAMAATDPTAIDRIFLTGGASLTPRIVRLFTERFGSERIATGGELTSIAHGLALIGEQDDLTVWSAL; translated from the coding sequence ATGTCAGGCTCCCCTCCCTTCGCCCTCGGTCTCGATTTCGGCACCACCAACTCCGTCGCGGCGATCGCCCGCGACGGCGTGTCGACTCTCGCCACGTTCGACACGCCCGGCGTCTCCGAGACCGCTTTCCGCTCGGCGCTGTGCTTCTGGGAGGAGGAAGCGGTGCGGGGCGGCATCGCGGTCGAGGCCGGGCCATGGGCGATCGCCGAGTATCTGGAGTTCCCGCAGGCCAGCCGCTTCCTGCAGTCCTTCAAGTCGGTCGCCGCCAATGCCGGCTTCGAGCACGCGACGATCTTCGAGCGGCGCTACAAGTTTGAGGACCTCGGCCGGACCTTCCTCGCGAAGATGGCGGCCCGCGCCGGCGGTGCCCTCGACGGCGCGGCGCGCATCGTCGTCGGACGGCCGGTGGTCTATGCTGGCCATGCCCCCGACGAGGCGCTGGCGCGGCGACGCTACGACGCGATGTTCGACGGGCTCGGGGCCGACCTGCACTATGTCTACGAGCCGCTCGGCGCGGCCTTCAGCTATGCGTCGAGGATCAGCGACCCCGCGACGATCCTGGTTGCGGACTTCGGCGGCGGCACCAGCGACTTCTCGGTCGTGCGGATCGAGGCACCGGGCGCGGCGCAGCGTTGCGTGCCGCTCGGCCACGCCGGTGTCGGTATCGCCGGCGACCGCTTCGATGCCCGGATCGTCGATCAGCTGGTCATGCCGCTGCTCGGCAAGGGCGGCAGCTACCGCTCGTTCGACAAGGTGCTGGAGATCCCGAACGGCCACTTCGCCGACTTCGCCGACTGGTCGCGGCTGGCGCTGATGCACAACCGCCGGACGATGGCCGAGCTCGAGGCGCTGCGCCGGTCGGCGCTCGACCCCGACGCCATCGGCCGCCTGATCGCGGTGATCGAGCAGGAACTCGGTTTCCGGCTGTACCAGGCAGTCGACCGCGTGAAGCGCGACCTGTCCGCCGCCGACCGGGCGAGCTTCCGCTTCAGCGGCGCCGGCCTTGCCGTCGAGGCGGAGGTGACGCGCGAGGCCTTCGAAGCGTGGATTGCCCCCGATATCCAGCAGATCGAACTCGCCGTCGACCGCGCGCTGGCGATGGCCGCAACCGACCCCACGGCCATCGACCGGATTTTCCTGACCGGCGGCGCCTCGCTGACCCCGCGCATCGTCCGGTTGTTCACGGAGCGCTTCGGGAGCGAGCGCATCGCGACCGGTGGCGAACTGACCTCGATCGCACACGGCCTCGCCCTGATCGGCGAGCAGGACGACCTGACCGTCTGGTCGGCACTCTAG
- a CDS encoding aldo/keto reductase — MWRFAGDDPRAARARVEAALAAGVTLFDTADIYGPDNSEAFGAAEALLGRVFAEAPGLRDRIVLASKGGIVIGTPYDSSAAYVKSAIDASLSRLGIERLDLWQIHRHDMLTHPAEVARALEDAHRAGKIAAVGVSNHTVAQTEALAAHLSLPLASHQPEFSALTLDPLFDGIFDQAMATNMAVLAWSPFAGGRLAAPKDARSQAVVALLDAKAAEYDVLRSAVAYSWIMAHPAAPIPIVGTQDVARIAEIPLALKPRWTRAEWYAVLQASMEETLP, encoded by the coding sequence ATGTGGCGCTTTGCCGGCGACGACCCCCGTGCTGCCCGCGCTCGGGTCGAGGCGGCGCTGGCGGCGGGCGTGACGCTGTTCGACACCGCGGACATCTATGGCCCCGACAACAGTGAAGCGTTCGGTGCCGCCGAAGCCCTGCTCGGCCGCGTCTTCGCCGAGGCGCCGGGCCTGCGCGACCGCATCGTGCTGGCCAGCAAGGGCGGCATCGTCATCGGCACGCCCTACGATTCCAGCGCCGCCTACGTGAAAAGCGCGATCGACGCGTCGCTGAGCCGCCTCGGTATCGAGCGCCTCGACCTGTGGCAGATCCATCGCCACGACATGCTGACGCATCCCGCCGAGGTCGCGCGGGCGCTCGAGGACGCACACCGCGCCGGCAAGATCGCGGCGGTCGGTGTCTCGAACCATACGGTCGCCCAGACCGAGGCACTCGCGGCGCATCTCAGCCTGCCGCTGGCGAGCCACCAGCCCGAATTCTCGGCGCTGACGCTCGACCCGCTATTCGACGGGATCTTCGACCAGGCGATGGCGACGAACATGGCGGTGCTCGCGTGGTCGCCGTTTGCCGGCGGGCGGCTCGCTGCCCCCAAGGACGCGCGCAGCCAGGCCGTCGTGGCCCTGCTCGACGCCAAGGCAGCCGAGTACGACGTGCTGCGCTCTGCCGTCGCCTACAGTTGGATCATGGCGCATCCGGCCGCCCCGATCCCGATCGTCGGGACGCAGGACGTCGCGCGTATCGCCGAGATCCCGCTGGCGCTGAAGCCCCGCTGGACCCGCGCAGAGTGGTATGCGGTGCTGCAAGCCTCGATGGAGGAGACGCTGCCATGA
- a CDS encoding TetR family transcriptional regulator C-terminal domain-containing protein has product MDDAKQPRRRASRQAPEVRRQDLLAVTISCLARLGPRGTTGREICRQAGVSHGLLRHYFTNPSNLLLETYEELCDNFIARFQQELEVPHPDPWEGLDSFFSVLFSDEWASSDILGAWMAFWTLVRSNEEFARTSENFNGRLRQLLLAAVARLPPARVPNADVAAILSAVMDGLWLDYCLSPGRLPRERALALCSLTLRQLVPEPARVKLNATA; this is encoded by the coding sequence ATGGACGACGCAAAGCAGCCGCGACGGCGGGCCAGCCGGCAAGCCCCCGAAGTCCGGCGGCAGGATCTGCTGGCGGTGACGATCTCGTGCCTCGCCCGGCTCGGTCCGCGCGGCACCACGGGGCGCGAGATCTGCCGCCAAGCCGGCGTTTCCCACGGCCTCCTGCGCCATTATTTCACCAACCCGAGCAACCTCCTCCTCGAAACCTACGAGGAGCTTTGCGACAATTTCATCGCGCGCTTCCAGCAGGAACTCGAGGTTCCGCATCCCGATCCTTGGGAAGGCCTCGACAGCTTTTTCTCAGTGCTGTTCTCCGATGAATGGGCGAGCTCCGATATCCTGGGCGCGTGGATGGCGTTCTGGACGCTGGTTAGAAGCAACGAGGAGTTCGCGAGGACCAGCGAAAACTTCAACGGGCGGCTGCGGCAACTGCTCCTGGCCGCCGTCGCGCGCCTGCCCCCGGCGCGCGTTCCGAACGCCGACGTGGCCGCGATTCTGTCGGCGGTGATGGACGGCCTGTGGCTCGACTATTGCCTGTCGCCCGGCCGCCTGCCGCGGGAGCGAGCGCTCGCACTGTGCAGCCTGACACTGCGCCAACTGGTCCCGGAGCCCGCGCGGGTGAAGTTGAACGCAACCGCCTGA
- a CDS encoding MFS transporter, with amino-acid sequence MTDRRRWLIVVLVFVAIVLNYVDRQIIALLKPTLQTEFDWSERDYSHMASAFQFAAALAFLGTGWFIDRVGLRRGFALGVGIWSLAAMAHALVTSVAGFVGVRAVLGAAESIGTPAAVKTAATYFSARERSLVIGIGNTAPNVGAVLTPLLIPLMAVAYGWRSTFLLAGGLGLVWVVAWLVVRLPAVPGADSERGNPRIAWAALLRDRRQWTLIVGKALTDQVWWFLLFFMPDLFHRVFGLSQGTLGLPVAFVYVLAAMGAITGGYLPSRLIARGVSLNVARKSTMLLYALLILPVPLVLYAGDAWTAALLLGVALFAHQGFSVNIFGLSTDLFPARIVGSAIGIAAFAGNLSGMAMIEFAGWSLQTGHGYAPMLYICAGSYLVALLAIHLVMPRITPIDEAPDADAPAMLAH; translated from the coding sequence ATGACCGACCGGCGACGATGGCTGATCGTGGTGCTCGTCTTCGTGGCGATCGTCCTGAACTACGTCGACCGCCAGATCATCGCGCTGCTCAAGCCGACGCTGCAAACCGAGTTCGACTGGAGCGAGCGCGACTATAGCCACATGGCCTCGGCCTTCCAGTTCGCGGCGGCGCTGGCCTTCCTCGGTACCGGCTGGTTCATCGACCGCGTCGGCCTGCGTCGCGGCTTCGCGCTCGGGGTCGGCATCTGGAGCCTTGCCGCGATGGCGCATGCGCTGGTGACCAGCGTCGCGGGCTTCGTCGGCGTACGCGCCGTGCTCGGGGCCGCCGAATCGATCGGGACCCCGGCCGCGGTCAAGACAGCCGCGACCTACTTCAGCGCCCGCGAGCGCAGCCTGGTCATCGGCATCGGCAACACCGCGCCCAACGTCGGTGCGGTCCTCACGCCCTTGCTGATCCCGCTGATGGCGGTGGCCTACGGCTGGCGGTCGACCTTCCTGCTCGCGGGCGGGCTCGGGCTGGTCTGGGTGGTGGCGTGGCTTGTGGTGCGCCTGCCGGCGGTGCCGGGTGCCGACAGCGAGCGTGGCAACCCGCGGATTGCCTGGGCGGCGCTGCTCCGGGATCGTCGCCAGTGGACGCTGATCGTCGGCAAGGCGCTGACCGATCAGGTCTGGTGGTTCCTGCTTTTCTTCATGCCCGACCTGTTCCACCGCGTCTTCGGGCTGAGCCAGGGCACGCTCGGGCTGCCGGTCGCCTTCGTCTACGTGCTCGCGGCGATGGGCGCGATCACCGGCGGCTATCTGCCGTCGCGACTCATCGCGCGGGGCGTCAGCCTCAACGTCGCGCGCAAGTCGACGATGCTGCTGTATGCGCTGCTGATCCTGCCGGTGCCCCTGGTGCTGTATGCGGGTGACGCCTGGACCGCGGCGCTGCTACTCGGTGTCGCGCTGTTTGCGCACCAGGGCTTCTCGGTGAACATCTTCGGGCTGAGCACGGACCTGTTCCCGGCGCGGATCGTCGGGTCGGCGATCGGCATCGCGGCGTTCGCGGGCAATTTGAGCGGCATGGCGATGATCGAGTTCGCCGGCTGGTCGCTGCAGACGGGGCACGGCTACGCGCCGATGCTGTACATTTGCGCCGGCTCGTACCTCGTCGCGCTGCTCGCGATCCACCTCGTCATGCCGCGCATAACGCCGATCGACGAAGCCCCGGACGCGGATGCGCCCGCGATGCTGGCACACTGA